The following proteins come from a genomic window of Salvia hispanica cultivar TCC Black 2014 chromosome 4, UniMelb_Shisp_WGS_1.0, whole genome shotgun sequence:
- the LOC125223308 gene encoding small nuclear ribonucleoprotein SmD1a produces MKLVRFLMKLNNETVSIELKNGTVVHGTIIGVDISMNTHLKTVKLTLKGKNPVTMDHLSVRGNNIRYYILPDSLNLETLLVEETPRVKPKKPTAGRAVGRGRGRGRGRGRGRGR; encoded by the exons ATGAAGCTCGTCAG gtttttgatgaaattgaacAACGAGACAGTGTCGATTGAGCTAAAAAATGGAACCGTTGTTCACGGCACAATCATCG GTGTTGATATCAGTATGAATACTCACTTAAAGACAGTAAAGCTTACTTTGAAGGGAAAGAATCCTGTGACTATGGATCACCTGAGTGTGAGGGGTAATAATATTCGCTATTACATCCTTCCCGATAGCTTGAATCTCGAGACGTTGCTTGTGGAAGAGACACCTCGGGTGAAGCCCAAGAAGCCCACTGCAG GAAGAGCTGTTGGACGTGGCAGAGGCCGTGGCCGTGGGCGCGGGCGTGGCAGAGGCCGCTAA
- the LOC125218470 gene encoding uncharacterized isomerase BH0283-like, with protein MAKKPVKYCVVDAFTDSAFKGNPAAVCLLEEERDEEWLRAVAREFNLSETCYLTRLPDSAAFRLRWFTPAAEVKLCGHATLAASHFLFSNDLVNSDTIEFSTLSGTLTAKRVPVTKLSDSSTPENGNTPSGFLIELDFPVVPIEEYDAAADISTICKSINVSSVDEIHKTTTEDDLFVVLSSGKAVADIEPNFHEIKKCPGLGIIVTGLAPAGSGFDFISRYFSPKLEIDEDPVTGSVHCALVPYWSKKLGKCDFVAYQASPRSGILNLHLDEKNERVLLRGRATTVMEGSLLV; from the exons ATGGCGAAGAAACCAGTCAAATACTGCGTG GTTGACGCATTCACTGATTCCGCATTCAAGGGTAATCCGGCAGCGGTGTGCCTGCTGGAGGAGGAGAGAGATGAGGAGTGGCTGCGAGCGGTGGCGCGTGAGTTCAACCTCTCCGAGACCTGCTACTTGACTCGCCTCCCTGACTCTGCGGCTTTCCGCCTCCGCTGGTTCACCCCTGCCGCTGAG GTGAAACTTTGTGGACATGCTACTTTGGCCGCGTCTCACTTTCTCTTTTCAAACGACTTGGTGAACTCTGATACTATTGAGTTCTCGACCCTGTCTGGGACTCTGACAGCAAAAAGAGTGCCTGTCACCAAATTATCCGATTCATCCACACCGGAGAATGGTAATACGCCTAGCGGCTTCCTCATTGAACTGGATTTCCCAGTTGTCCCCATAGAGGAATATGATGCTGCTGCTGATATTTCAACTATTTGTAAAAGTATCAACGTTTCTTCTGTGGATGAGATCCACAAAACAACTACGGAAGATGATCTCTTT GTTGTGCTATCATCTGGCAAAGCAGTTGCAGACATAGAACCCAACTTTCATGAGATTAAAAAATGTCCTGGCTTGGGAATAATTGTAACAGGGCTTGCTCCCGCCGGCtcaggatttgattttatcagTCGCTATTTCTCCCCTAAGCTCGAGATCGATGAG GATCCTGTAACTGGAAGCGTACATTGTGCCTTGGTGCCTTACTGGAGCAAGAAGCTGGGGAAATGCGATTTCGTTGCTTATCAA GCATCACCAAGAAGTGGCATTCTAAATCTGCATCTCGATGAGAAGAATGAGAGGGTGTTGCTCCGGGGCAGAGCCACCACGGTGATGGAAGGATCTCTTCTGGTTTAA
- the LOC125219364 gene encoding uncharacterized isomerase BH0283-like has product MAKKPVKYSVVDAFTDSAFKGNPAAVCLLEEERDEDWLQSVAREFNLSETCYLTRLPDSAAFRLRWFTPAAEVKLCGHATLAASHFLFSNDLVNSDTIEFSTLSGTLTAKRVPVTKLSDSSTTENGNTPSGFLIELDFPVVPIEEYDAGDEISTICNSINVASVDEIYKTTTMDDLIVVLPSGKAVADIEPNIPEIKKCPGRGIIVTGLAPAGSGFDFCSRFFCPKLEVDEDPVCGSAHCALVPYWNKRLGKRDFVAYQASPRSGILNVHLDEKNERVLLQGRAVTVMEGSLLV; this is encoded by the exons ATGGCGAAGAAACCAGTCAAATACAGCGTG GTTGACGCATTCACCGATTCAGCATTCAAGGGCAATCCCGCGGCGGTGTGCCTGCTGGAGGAGGAGAGAGACGAGGACTGGCTGCAATCGGTGGCGCGTGAGTTCAACCTCTCCGAGACCTGCTACTTGACTCGCCTCCCTGACTCTGCGGCTTTCCGCCTCCGCTGGTTCACCCCTGCCGCTGAG GTGAAACTTTGTGGACATGCTACTTTGGCTGCGTCTCACTTTCTCTTTTCAAATGACTTGGTGAACTCTGATACTATTGAGTTCTCGACCCTGTCTGGGACTCTGACAGCAAAAAGAGTGCCTGTCACCAAATTATCCGATTCATCCACAACGGAGAATGGCAATACGCCAAGCGGCTTCCTCATTGAACTGGATTTCCCAGTTGTCCCCATAGAGGAATACGATGCTGGAGATGAGATTTCAACTATCTGCAACAGCATTAATGTTGCTTCTGTGGATGAGATCTACAAAACAACTACAATGGACGATCTCATT GTTGTTCTACCATCTGGCAAAGCAGTTGCAGACATAGAACCAAATATTCCTGAGATTAAAAAATGTCCTGGCAGGGGAATAATTGTAACTGGGCTTGCTCCCGCTGGCTCaggatttgatttttgcaGTCGCTTTTTCTGCCCCAAGCTCGAGGTGGATGAG GATCCTGTATGTGGAAGCGCACATTGTGCCTTGGTGCCCTACTGGAACAAGAGACTGGGGAAACGCGATTTCGTTGCTTATCAA GCATCACCAAGAAGTGGCATTCTAAATGTGCATCTTGACGAGAAGAATGAGAGGGTGTTGCTCCAGGGCAGAGCCGTCACGGTGATGGAAGGATCTCTTTTGGTTTAA